The Streptomyces cathayae DNA segment CGGTGGCGATCGCGTCCAGCAGCACGGCCTTGGTCTGCTCGTACGGCGGCTCCACACCGATCCGGCAGGCGCCCGGAGCCGTCGCCGAGGGGGCCCGCACCGCGAGCAGCGCCTCGTCGACACTGTGCCGTGCCATCAGCTCCTGTGCCTTGGCGGTGAGGGCCTCCGCCTCCTCCGGGAACCCGGTCGCCTCCGCCTTGGCCAGCAGCGCGCGGATGCGGCCCAGCGTGCGGGACTCCGGGTTCCGTTCCCGCCCGGATGAGCCCGTGTCCCCGTCGGGCTCGTCGAGGGGTTCGAGGGCGGGCAGGCGCAGCAGCAGCCGGTACAGCTCCAGTACGGCGGTGGCGTGCGAGAAGCGGTCGGTGCGTTCACCGAGGCCGCCGAGGCCGCCGAGATCGCCGAGCTGGGCGTGCCAGCGAGGGCCGCGGGGCCGGTCGTGCGGTGCCTGCGCGTGGATCAGCACCGCGACCAGCCGCACGTGCACGTCGTCCAGTTCGCGCCGGACGATCCGTACGAGGTCGGCGGGCTGCCAGCCGCGCCGCCAGGCCGTCGCCACGAACTCCTCGCCCCGCCCGGCGAGTTCGGCGTCCGCCGCCGGATCGGAGGCGAGCAGGGACGCGCCGGTGTCGAGGGCGTCGTCGGTGGTGGCGTACAGGGCGGCCCCGAAGGCGCGGTCGACGGTGCTGGACGTGCTCACGGACCGATCGTGCCATGCCCCCTCTCCCCGCCGAGCCCTCAGCCTGACACACCCACCCACCTGTCAACTCGCGGTTGACACCCTTCCACTGTCAACCTACGGTTGACACATGACGACGAACCCCGGCATCAAGTCATCCGTACGTCTCGACGACCTCATCGCGGCCATCAAGAAGGTCCACGAGGAACCCCTCCAGCAGCTTCAGGACGCGGTGCTCGCGGGAGAGCACCTCGGCGACGTGGCGGACCACCTGATCGGCCACTTCGTGGACCAGGCCCGGCGCTCGGGCGCCTCCTGGACGGACATCGGCAAGAGCATGGGCGTCACCCGCCAGGCGGCCCAGAAGCGTTTCGTGACCAAGGACTCGGCCCCGCTCGACCCGAACGAGGGCTTCCACCGCTACACGCCCCGCGCCCGCAACGTGGTGATGGCCTCGCACAACGAGGCCAAGGCCGCGCGGAACGCCGAGGGCCTGCCCGAGCACCTGGTCCTCGGACTGCTGGCCGAGCCGGGCAGCCTGGCCGCGAAGGCGATCACCGAACAGGGCGTCACCCTGGAAGCGGTCCGCGCGGCCGCGACCGCGCTGCTCCCGCCGCCCGCCGAAGAGGCCCCCGAGCTGGTGCCGTACGGCGCGGCGGCCAAGAAGGTCCTGGAGCTCACCTTCCGCGAGGCCCTCCGCCTCGGCCACAACTACGTCGGCACCGAACACCTCCTGCTCGCCCTGCTGGAACACGAGAACGGCGAGGGCCTCCTCAGCGGCCTCGGCATCGACAAGACCACCACCGAGCGGTACGTCACCGAGATGCTGGCGGAGTTCCTGGAGACCCAGGAACCGGAGGCGGCGGACGGACAGTCCACGAAGTCCGAGTCCGAGCCCGGTCAGGGCTGACCCGGACATCCGGGCCCGGGGGGTGTTGTCAGACCCTCCTGCCACACTCGCAGCATGGTGGCCGACCGGTGGGCACTCGCTCCGGCCGAGGACGGCGGCGTGGACCTCGCCCCCCTCGGTCCGGACGGGCTGCCCGCCGCTCCGGTGCGGCGGGAGGCGGATCCCGCCGAGGCCGTGCGGAGCCGTCCCGGAGTCACGCGGTGGGTGTGGCGGTCCACCGCCGAGATCCATCCGCGCCTGCTCGCCGCGGGGGTGCGAGTGGCGCGGTGCCACGACGTCGAGGCCGCCGAGACGCTCCTGCTCGGCCACGAGGGGCGGTACGGGGAGCCCCGTTCCGCCGCGGCCGCCCTGGCCCGGCTGCGCGGCGGCCCCGTACCGCCCGATCCACCGCAGCGCCCGGCCGATCCGGGCGCGCAGCCCTCCCTCTTCGAACCCCGCGACGCACACATACCGCTGGCGGACCTCCTCGCGGTCTACGCCGAGCAGCAGCGCCGGCTCGGGGCTACGGCGCATCCGGACAGGATGCGGCTGCTCGTGGCCGCCGAGTCGGCCGGGATGCTCGTCGCCGCCGAGATGAACCGCGCGGGGGTGCCCTGGCGGGCGGACGTGCACCGCGCGGTCCTGCACGACCTTCTCGGCGAGCGGTACGCGGGCGGCGGCGAGCCGCGCAGACTCGCCGAACTCGCCGACGAGGTGTCCGCCGCCTTCGGCCGCCGGGTGCGGCCCGACCTGCCCGCCGACGTCGTCAAGGCGTTCGCACAGGCCGGGATCAAGGTCTCCTCGACCCGCCGCTGGGAGCTCGAGTCCCTCGACCATCCGGCGGTGGAACCGCTGATCGAGTACAAGAAGCTGTACCGCATCCGGGTCGCCCACGGCTGGTCCTGGCTCCAGGACTGGGTGCGCGACGGCCGCTTCCGGCCCGAGTTCCTGGCAGGCGGGACGGTGACGGGCCGTTGGGTGACCAACGGCGGGGGCGCGCTGCAGATTCCCAAGGTGATCCGCCGCGCGGTGGTCGCCGACCCGGGCTGGCGGCTGGTCGTCGCCGACGCCGCCCAGATGGAGCCACGGGTCCTGGCCGCGATCTCCCGCGACCCCGGACTGATGGAGGTGGCCGGCCGGGAGACCGACCTCTACCAGTCGGTGTCCGACCGCGTCTTCTCCGGCGATCGCGCGCAGGCCAAGCTCGCCGTCCTCGGCGCGGTCTACGGCCAGACCTCCGGCGACGGCCTGAAGAACCTCGCCGCCCTACGGCGCCGCTTCCCCCAGGCGGTCGCCTACGTCGACGAGGCCGCCCGCGCGGGCGAGGAGGGCAGGCTCGTACGGACCTGGCTGGGCCGCACCTGCCCACCCGCGGCCCGTACGGCGGACGACGCGGCGGAGGAGGCGGGCATCCCGGCCGCGGAGGAGGAACCCGACGCCGCCCGGCAGTGGGTGCCGGGCTATGCCTCGACCGACGCCCGCGCGCGGGGGCGCTTCACCCGCAACTTCGTCGTCCAGGGCAGCGCCGCCGACTGGACCCTGCTGCTGCTCGCCGCACTGCGGCAGACCCTGACGGACATGGCCGCCGAACTGGTCTTCTTCCAGCACGACGAGGTGATCGTGCACTGCCCCGAACAGGAGGCGCAGACGGTGGCGGACGCGATCCGCGACGCCGCCACCCTCGCGGGCCGGCTGACGTTCGGACAGACCCCCGTCCGCTTCCCGTTCACGACGGCGGTGGTGGAGTGCTACGCGGACGCCGAATGAGGCTTCGGGAAACCGGAAAATGAGACCGTTCGAGTCGGCCGAAAACCCAAGGAGCCAGCATGGCCAGGACGGTCATCAAACTCGACGAAGCCACGCGCTCCTTCGACACCAGAACGAAGGCCCAGGCCGTGCAGCTCGCCATGGAGGACGCCGTCAAACGCCATCTGCGGCAAGAGGGCTTCGACGCCATGGCCGCCGGCGAGTTCGACTTCAGTGAGATCGTCGAGAGCACAGGCCCCGCAACGCCGACGGAACCCTCAAGCGCAAAGACGGCTGGGCCACCTGATGCAAGATCTCCGCCTGATCGACGAGTCCGCTCTCGCTCGCTGAACGGAACCCACCGTGGGGGCATGAACCACCCAGCCCGATAACAAGAGTTTTGTTAAACTGGTTCCATGGCCTCCTCCCCCGACCCCGCTCCCGGCGAAGGCCCCGTTCGCCCGGTCTCCGTCTCCCTTCATGAAGGCACCATCGCGGCTCTCAAGGCACGTACCGGCAAGCGCGGGATGTCCGCCTACGTCGAAGCCCTCATCCAGCGCCAACTGGAACGCGACCGGCTGCGTGAACTCATCGAAGACGCGGAAGCCGAACACGGACCGGTCGACCAGTCAGCGGTCGAGGCCAGGCGGGCGATCCTGCGCGGTGACGCGGTCAGCTCAGCGGACGCCGCGTGAGCGGCACCCTCGTCCTCGACTGCGAGGGCCTGTCCAAACTCGTACGACGCACAGCCGAACTCACCGAGTGGCTGGCCGCGGCCGAGGCGGAAGACATCCGCGTCATCACCAGCTCCGTCACCCTCGTCGAAGCCCGCGACCCCAGGACCAACCAGGCCCGCTTCGACTACGCCGTCTCCCGCCTGAACATCGTTCCGCCCACCGAAGCCATCGCCCGCCACGCCAGCAAGCTCCTCGCCGCAGCCGGGCTTCACGGCCACAAGTACGCCCTCGATGCGATCGTCGCCGCCACCGCCCTCGCCTCACCCGCCCCGGTGACCGTCCTGACCTCGGATCCCGAAGACCTCCACCTGCTCTGCGGCCCCGTCATCCGCATTGCCAAGGTCTGATCACAGCGCGCCGCCGGGGGCGCCGGTGACCCGCGTTGCTCCGGTCAGCGGCGCCGCTTGCGGGTGTTCTTGCCGGTGGGGCGCCCGCGCTTGCGGGAGCGAACGGTGCGGGCGGTGGGAGAGCGCAGCGCCCTGGCCGCCAGTTGCCTGAGTTCGTCGAGTCCGGCCCGGTCCGGGTGCGCGGAGGCCAGGGCGGCGGCAACCGCCTCCCTGACCTCGGGGCCCTGGGCGCGCAGCGCCTCCTCGGCGCCGTCCCGGCCGCCCGCCAGCTCCACGAGCTGAAGCAGGCTCTCGGCGAGCACCAGCAGATGCTCGGCATCGGTCATGTCCTCGGGGGACAGCAGTTCACACTGCGCCAGCGTGTTCAGCGCCGGCGGCGCCAACCGGCTGTCACCCCGCAGCCGGTGCAACAGCCGCTCGCCCTCACCGTCCGGCAACGCCACCTGCAGCACGTCGAGCATCGCCTGTGCACGGGTGCGGAAGGCCATGTTCCCCACGGCGTCCGTCAGTTGCCGCAGAGCGGCCTCCCGCTCCCCGCGGGCCGAAAGCCAGTCGGCCAGCTCCACACGGGCGGTGTCCAGGTCGTAGTCCTCGGCCAGTGCCCCCAGCAGACCGGCCGCCGGCGCCTGAGCCAGCTCACCGACCAGCGGCGCGTCCCGGCCGACCGCCAGCAGTCGCTGCCGTACGGCCCGGGTGCCCAGTCCGGTGAGACGGATGAGCTCCACCGGCCCCGCCGTCAGCTCCGCACGCCGGGCATCGGCACGCTCCTGCGCCGCCGGATCCGCTGCCGTCCCCGCGACGCCCAGCAGTTCCGCAAGCTCCGGCGGCATGTCCGCGGGCAGTTCGGGTCCGGCATCGGGGAGATCGACTCCCAGGAACACCGGATCGGCCATCCCCTGGTCACGCTCGATCGCCCCCAGGTCGTCCAGCACGTCGAGCACCGTGCGCAGGTCCCGGTCGGCATGCTCGAACCACATCCGGTGCCGGAGGTCCGACCCCTCGTCCAGCTGGAAACGGGCCCGGTAGGCCAGGCGCACGGAGTCGCGCAGCCGCGGCCAGGGCATCGGGTACGGCAGGCTGTAGAGCGTGTTCAGCACATCTTCCAGCACGTCCTCGTAGGCGTCGAACAGCATCGACTCGACGTGCCGGCCGCCACGCGGCCCGATCAGGGCCTGCCGCAGCTCGAAGCACGCGTCGAAGGCGCGCAACCACAGCTGGAGCGGATCGGCCAGCACCGGCCGGGCCCTGGCCACCGCGTACAACCGCCCCTTGGTCACCCGGACCAGCCGCGCCTTCTTCGCCCACTCCACCAGCAGCCCCAGCCGCGGCAGATCGGCCGCCGAACGCACGCCCTCGGTGCTGTCGCCGGTGCCCAGCACGTCCACCAGCTCACGGGCGTCCGCCATCCGCAGCCGTCCCGTTCCCGTCACCGCCCGGCCGCCCGGCCCCGCCCACTCGGCGAGCCCGCGCACCTGCGACACGATCGCCGACGCCTCGGCCCGCCGTCGCAACTCGTCGTCCGTGGGGAGCGTCACGGGCAGCTGCGGTTCGGCCCGGGCCGCACCGGACAGTGCGCGGCCGGTCAGCCGTTGCTCCATGATCGCGTCGAGGGTCTGCCGGTCGTGGGCGACCTCCCCGCGCTGCGCCCGGTCCGCGAAGCGCTGCAACGCCGCCCCGTCCCGGATGTCCGCGCCCTGCTCGGCGGCTGTCGTCATCCAGTACTTCGCCAGGCCCCAGCGGGTGCGGTCCGCCATCGCCGCCGGGTACCGTTCCGCGGCCGCGTCGACCGCGGCGAGGGAGTCCTCGAGCACGGGGCCGCGCGGGTCCGCCAACTGCGCGGCGTGCAGATAGCGCAGCAGCGTGCGCAAGGTGCCCGGGGCGTCGCCGCGTTCCTCCCCGGGGAGTTCGGTGACCTGCTGGGGAAACCAGGACAGGAGCAGTTCCTCCACGTGCCGCGGCTCCCACCACCCGAGTCGGCCGTCGACGGTCGCCCGGTGCCGGTACTCCAACGCCACCTCGGCCAGGAAGGCGTCCACCGGCAGACCCTGCTCCCCGGCCCACCGGACCAGCCGGTCGACCAGCAACGCACACCCCGCCTCGAACTCCTCCTCCGCCTCGGCCTCGAACCGCATCCACATGAACCCGCCCGCCCCACTCGCCCGCAGTGCCTTGTGCCACACCACGCTACCGCCGCACCACGCCGAGTCCGCGCGGCAAAGACCAACTCGGTCGAACTGGGCCAACTTGACTTAAAGTGACTTAACTTAGACCAGTTTGCGCTGGTGTCATCGGGCGTTGGCGCGGCCACCAGACCTCTTCGCCCGGGAGGCGGAGTGGGGCGACCTCGAACAGTTCGTCTCCTCCGACGCCCCCGGCCTGTACATCGGAATCCTCCACGGCCGACGGCGTACCGGAAAGAGCTTCCTGCCGCGCTGAACCGTTCCGGGTCCGGCAGGGACTCGATCGTCGGAAAGGATCGAGTCATGGCACGTCAGGCGAGGGCCACGGCGGCGGGGACCCGTGGGCCTCAGTCGGCTTCCCCGGTGAACGCCGGCAACAGGGGCGGGCGCCCGCCCGTGTGACCGAGGCCGGAGCATGGCCAGGGGCCGGAGGGCGCGTGACCGGGACTTCCCGGTTCCGAAGGGCGGCTCCAGGAGAGGCGCGTCCTCATGGACTGTGAAGACACCGTGCACAAGGACGGTGCTTGAGTGACGCCGCGTCACCGCATGAAAGGGTGTTCGAAGCCGGGTGGAAACACACCGGTGTGCCGGGCGAAGTCGCATACGAGGAGGGGGCTCGTCCGCATGGCGTGGGACGAATGGGAGCAGATCAAGGCCGAGGTCGCCCAGAAGCAGGCGGCGTCGATGCAGTTGAACGGGATCGCTCCCGACACGGGCCATGGTGGCGGAGGCGCCGCACCGGACCTGGTGGTGCATGACGACCAGTTGGGCAAGCTCGGGAACATGGCCTACGACCTGCGCGAACGGCTGGCGGTGGACGGCGATGTCGCGCGGCCGAGCACCTTCACGGCATCCATCGACCTCTTCAACGACGGCCTGGACATGGGCTCCGCGCTCACCGAACTGCACGACGCGTGGGGCACCCAGCTGGGCACTCTGAAGGAGGCGTGCGCCCACATCTCCAACCACCTGGACTTCACACGGGCCCAGCATGCGAAGGACGAGGACCACGTCGTGACCGGCATGCGGAACGCGGCGGGTCACCTGATGACCGTGTCGCGGATCAACGACTACTACGCTCCGAAGTCCGCGGAGGCCTGAGACTCGTGGCGACGGACACGTTGACCGTGCAGGAACTCAACGACCTGCGCCTGGGCACCCTGAAGACCTCGGTGGACGACTGGCGGACCATGGTCGGCCGACTGGAGAAGCTGGCCACGGGCGGTGACGGCCAGGTCAGCGCGGAGGATCTGCAGAAGAAGGCCGACGCGGCGGACTGGGTGGGCGTCAACGCCACGGTGTCACGGCAGTTCGTGACCAGGACCGCGGCGCAGTTCGACGACGCGGCCTCCGAGGCCAAGAGCGTGCTAGCCGTCCTGAGCGACGCGCACGCCGCGTTCACGCAGCACAAGCAGGACCTGCGGACCGCGATCGACGAACTGGCGAAGCGCAGCATCTATGTCAACGGCAACGGGAGTGTGATCGCCTCGGCGCCCCCTCCCGCGGTTGCGGGAAAGGCCGACATCCCCAGGCCGACGGACCAGGAGTTGGAGGTCGCGCAGCGCAGGATCACCAGGATCCTGTGGGAGGCGACCGAGACCGACCGTATCGCCGCCCGCGCCCTGCGCCTGCTCGCCAAGGACAAGTACGACTTCACCGACCAGGGTTCGACCGGGCTGGAAGACGCCGACCACGACCAGGGCAGGGCGGACGCCGAGTACTGGCGCAAGGAGATCGCCAAGGGCAACGTCGAGGACTGGAGCGAGGAGAAACTGGCCCGCTTCAACGAGACGCTGAAGAACCAGCGGGACAACCCCGGCTTCACCGAGACCCTCGCCCTCGACCTGGGCGCCGACGGCACGCTCCAGTTCTGGCGCGACCTGGCCGACCCCGGCCAGGGCAGGACGCCCGACGGCGACCGTGCCAAGCTCCTGGGTGACGTCCAGAAGAACCTCAGCATGTCTCTCGCCGGCGCCTCCCACGGCACCTCACCGGAGATGGAGGCGTGGAAGAAGGACCTGATCGCCGCCAGCGGCAAGCTGTACGGGCACGAGGGCATCATGGCGAAGACGTACGGCTTCCAGATCATGAGCAACCTCATGGTCAAGGGGAAGTTCGACGAGGGCTTCCTGGACGACTACTACAAGGGCCTGCGCACCTTCGAGGCGGAGAAGAAACCCTTCGATCCCGCCTCGATCTGGGGCAACCCCGCCCTCGGAGGGGCCCAGCTCGACTACACGGCCAAGGGGCCCGACGGCGACTACGGAACGACCGGCAGCGACCCGATGACCGGCTTCCTCAAGGCCGTCTCCCACAACCCTGACTACGCCACCGAGCTGTTCAACCGCGAGGACGTGGCCGACTACCTCCTCACGGAGCGCGAGTACTACGACGAGGACGACCCCTACGGCAAGGGCGACGGCACGGTCCAGTCCCGCGACGCGCTCGGCAAGGCATTGCTGGCAGCGGGCACCGGCTTGAACCCGGACCAGCCGCACGTCATCACGTCGTACGACC contains these protein-coding regions:
- a CDS encoding DUF2786 domain-containing protein; its protein translation is MSTSSTVDRAFGAALYATTDDALDTGASLLASDPAADAELAGRGEEFVATAWRRGWQPADLVRIVRRELDDVHVRLVAVLIHAQAPHDRPRGPRWHAQLGDLGGLGGLGERTDRFSHATAVLELYRLLLRLPALEPLDEPDGDTGSSGRERNPESRTLGRIRALLAKAEATGFPEEAEALTAKAQELMARHSVDEALLAVRAPSATAPGACRIGVEPPYEQTKAVLLDAIATANHCRAVWNEALGFSTVVGFASDLEAVELLHTSLLVQAGTAMAKAEAAQRAGGRKRTKTFRQSFLAAYVHRVGARLAAAAEGQVTDDLLPVLASRDVAVTERLDRLFPETTTTRLRGVSDAAGWEEGARAADDAQVEARGRLSGRRP
- a CDS encoding Clp protease N-terminal domain-containing protein translates to MTTNPGIKSSVRLDDLIAAIKKVHEEPLQQLQDAVLAGEHLGDVADHLIGHFVDQARRSGASWTDIGKSMGVTRQAAQKRFVTKDSAPLDPNEGFHRYTPRARNVVMASHNEAKAARNAEGLPEHLVLGLLAEPGSLAAKAITEQGVTLEAVRAAATALLPPPAEEAPELVPYGAAAKKVLELTFREALRLGHNYVGTEHLLLALLEHENGEGLLSGLGIDKTTTERYVTEMLAEFLETQEPEAADGQSTKSESEPGQG
- a CDS encoding bifunctional 3'-5' exonuclease/DNA polymerase, whose product is MADRWALAPAEDGGVDLAPLGPDGLPAAPVRREADPAEAVRSRPGVTRWVWRSTAEIHPRLLAAGVRVARCHDVEAAETLLLGHEGRYGEPRSAAAALARLRGGPVPPDPPQRPADPGAQPSLFEPRDAHIPLADLLAVYAEQQRRLGATAHPDRMRLLVAAESAGMLVAAEMNRAGVPWRADVHRAVLHDLLGERYAGGGEPRRLAELADEVSAAFGRRVRPDLPADVVKAFAQAGIKVSSTRRWELESLDHPAVEPLIEYKKLYRIRVAHGWSWLQDWVRDGRFRPEFLAGGTVTGRWVTNGGGALQIPKVIRRAVVADPGWRLVVADAAQMEPRVLAAISRDPGLMEVAGRETDLYQSVSDRVFSGDRAQAKLAVLGAVYGQTSGDGLKNLAALRRRFPQAVAYVDEAARAGEEGRLVRTWLGRTCPPAARTADDAAEEAGIPAAEEEPDAARQWVPGYASTDARARGRFTRNFVVQGSAADWTLLLLAALRQTLTDMAAELVFFQHDEVIVHCPEQEAQTVADAIRDAATLAGRLTFGQTPVRFPFTTAVVECYADAE
- a CDS encoding type II toxin-antitoxin system VapC family toxin, producing MSGTLVLDCEGLSKLVRRTAELTEWLAAAEAEDIRVITSSVTLVEARDPRTNQARFDYAVSRLNIVPPTEAIARHASKLLAAAGLHGHKYALDAIVAATALASPAPVTVLTSDPEDLHLLCGPVIRIAKV